The segment CCGTCAATGCTTCCAGTCCATATTTGGAGACGGAATAAGCAGCCAAAAACGGGAATGTTCGTATTCCGCTCATAGAACTTATATTAATGATACGTCCAGGTGGAATCGTTGAATTTTTCTTTCCACCCAAAAATGCTATAAATTTTTGGACTACAAGAAACGGGCCGATCAAATTAATTTCGATTTGCATTCGAAAAGAGTCAACCGGTAATTCGACAAGTGGGCCCGGAATCACGACGCCTGCATTATTAACGATCGCTCGTAAACCATTGCTTCCTAAAATTTTTCCTACTTCGTGAGCAGCGGCAGATACGGCAATTTCGTCCGTTACATCAAAATATATCGGATGAAACCGATCACCCAACCTGTCCCTAAGAGCGGTGCCTTGCTGTTTTGAGCGGATGCTTCCGAAAACAAAAAAACCTTTATTAATTAAAGTTTCCGTCAAGGCAAGCCCGACTCCTGAATTAACTCCCGTAACAAGAATATATTCCATAGGCACATTCTTTACAATTCGTAAGCCTCGTGCAAATTATTTATTGCTTTTTTAGAATTTTCCAATATTCTTCGCCTTCATGACAGGTATCGGCCATTTATCTTCAGCATTCATACTGAAATGTAAATTTAAAGAAACTCCACTTTGGATTCTCCTTGTCGCAGCGGAAATTGTCGAGATGGTTTGGGTATTCCTAAATCTCAATCCGTTTGGATTCTCTCCTGCTTTAGAATATATGAAAATAGAAATACCTTTTCTTTATATTGGAAACATGAAGCTTCTAAGCCAACAATATTCGCATTCGTTGGTGGGAGGAATGATAATAGGCATTCTCTACTTTTTCATTCTGAAAACATCCAAAATTACTTCCGCTTTGCGTTATATTGCAATCGCGATTCCCGTTAGCGGTCATTGGTTTTTGGACTATCTGGTCCATGACCATGATCTTCAAATTTTCCCAATTTCAGATACGATCAAAGTCGGCCCTTTATATTCTTTTAATTTTTCCGATCCTAACCTTGGCATTAGTGCGACAGTTCCAATGTTAGGATTCGGTATTCAGGCATTCTTTTCCACCGTATGTGCATATTATTTTCTAAAGAATTTTCAATTCTCCGAAGTAACGCGTAAGCGAAATTTTATAATCGGGTTCGTTATACTCAATCTACTCTCATTGCCCATTTTTATAAAAGGTTTAATGACTTTTCTAATTAGATCGGAAGTTTGGATGGCCATTACAGTGCTCTCTGATATGATATTTGCTGGAATTGTACTTTTATATTTATCTAAAGATGCGACCCCAATTGCACCGACGAATTCATAAGTTCTGGCCGATTCCCGTTCATCATCCGATCCAAAATCGATAGATTAGGGTCTTTAGCTGGATTTTTATTTTTCGGAATGCTTTTTTAAGAACCCGACGATTTTTGGAAATATGTCCTTATCACTGTTTATACCCATAAGTGTATCTTGATGGCCGTAACCTTTTGCTATAAAGAGTTCGTTTTTATTATCATGTTTTAACCTTTTAAGGGTTTCGTACGCGATTATATTCGAATTCTTAAAAACCTTATTTTTATCTCCTGTGATAAAGAGAATCGGCGTTTTTATCTCGGATGCATATTCCAAATAATTGTTAGGGAGAGAATCGTAACGAGTATCGAGAACCTTGTATTTTACGACGACTTTACGAAAGATAGATTTTCTAATATGCCTATGATAATTCATAGATGTAGCTCCGAATAAATCGCCAACACGTCGATGAGTTACGGACGGAAGGTTAGCATGTTCATAACATGCCGGCCACCCTGTTCCCCACATCAAACTCAGCATATGGCAGGCGGAGTTATCGCATTCCGTATGAAACAAACTAATAAATTTTGAAAAGAGCTTCCCTCTGGCAGGACCCGGCAAATAAGACCATCGAGGATTTACGTTGGGAAAGCGAAAAACGTTTTCGATAAAGAAAGGCGCCAATATTAGCTTAATCTTAGACCACAGCGCGACATTAGGTGTAATTGAAACACTGTTGGAGATCACACTAGTAATTCCGTCGATTTTCTTCGCAAAGAGACTCATAAAAAAAGAAATTGAGCCGACACAGTGAACTATAAAATGAATGCGCTTATCTTTACCGACGTTTTCTCGAACTGTACGCAACGCAGCAGGGACGTCGTATAAAGCGATATCATCCAAGTTATAACGATGAGGTGTTAAATTATAATTCGACCGAAGGCTTCCACGCCAATCGAAACTCCAAACATCGTTAAAGCCATGCTCGTGGAGATAAGTAACCAAGTTTTTATGTTCAGGCATTATAAACATGTCGGTAGAGGTTGTAAGTCCGTGCATCAAAACTACGACATCTTTGCTTTCCTTTTTTTTAAACCTAAGAAGACTTAATGAGAGTTTATCTTCCGTGCTAACATAATGCGTTGTAATATCCGCATGCTTTACGCCGCTCAACGTAAATAAAGGGATTTCGCGTTCTCTCCATAATTCTGGTTCGGCTTTTCCCCAGTGAGAAGCATATACATCCCATAAGTTACCGGCAAAAAGTTCACCGAATTGAATGAGCGCATTTTTTCTTTCATCGAATGTTTTTCCGTTCGACCGAAAGGTCGTCATTTGCTTAATAAAATCCAATTCTTGAATATGCAAAATTCCTTCGGCGATTTTCTTAGCTTTTAACTCTGATTTTTCGTCTATAAAGCCAAGAAAGATTCTTGTATATAATGTGGATGTATCATTCCAAATATTTAAAATTCCATCATCCTTAACGACTTTATGTCCGCTTAATGTGAATTCTCCCCCCTGATGATTTTTAAGAAAGAGCCTATATTGCATATTTTTAACATTTTGAGAAGGAGTGCCTTTATCCACGAAACAATTAAAGTCGCCTCGTACAACCTCTAGCCGTCCACCTAACGATGCACAATCAACCCAACCGATTGCTATTCCCTTTTCTGCAGGATCATACACGAAGAATGCGACATCAGTTATTCTGATCGTCAAATGAAACATAATATAGTTTTTTTCTTTTTTTCCGGCGGAATATGAATCTTGATAAGATGATTTTGGAGAAAGAGTAATATAACCCTTCATTTCTTCGGTAAATTCCAGACTGACTGGCGTATTGCTTGCATAAGCCGGTGATTTTTTTTTCTTTTTGTTCAGCATAAATATGTTTGAGTCCTCTCGAAATTAAAGTTTCGAAGTTGATTTAGATCCTGTAATCGCTTCTGCAACTCGCTCCGACAATGCGGAAATTGTCATTGAGGGATTCGCTCCCACCGCTGTTGGAATTAAGCTGCCGTCAGCAACGTAAAGACCTTGATAACGAAAAACTTGTCCGAAATTTTTAAGATTCGAAGAACATACCCCTTCCGATTCGGTTGCCGCGATCACGCAACCACCTAACGGATGAACCGTTACATTATTCCTAATTGGCCAAGACCATGTAGGTAACGGGAAATGTGATTCCGCTTTCGTAAATTCTGCAAAACGCTTCGTCACATTCAGAATCGATTCGTAAAGCGACATGCTGGTCTTTTGCGGCCAGATCACTTGAATCGTTTTCCGCTTTTTATTCAAATACATTTCACCGTCGGCACGATCGATCCCCATACAAAGTAACACTGCGGAAGAGTATGAGAGATCACCGTTTAACATTTCTTGTAACAGATACCCGATTCGCCCATAGATTTTTCCATTCAAAAAACGCTTGAAAACCTCTCCTAACATTTTTAAAAAAAAACCGATTCTTAAAAACCATGGAATAGCTCCCTCGACAAAGTAAGAGGCAAACACAGGATAACTAGCGTCTTCTAACACAAAGGCATGTTTTGAATCGTAATTCTTAAACAAATTATAGTCGATATACTGAGTAATGACTGGGCCGTAATTCGGGTCCGCTGGTTCTTTCCCTCTTACAACAAAGGAAAGAAAATCACCGTTGCCAGAAAATCTTTTCCCTAGGCGATCGGAGATTGCTGGCAGAGTTTTAAATTCCTCTTTGCATTTTAATAGTAGTTCAGTCGTTCCTAAAGTTCCTGCCGAAAGAATTACTCGATTTGTATCTACATAGTGTGCCTTGCTGTTGTTCAAATCGATATAATGTACTCTATAACCGTACTGTCCTGTCGATTTAGGATCTTCGGTCTTATCATTTCCAAGAGGAACAATTTTAACGACTAAATGTTCCGTCCGAATCTCAGCCTTATACTTGTTCTCTGCAACAAACAGGTAGTTCAAATCCAGCGTATTTTTAGAATGAGTATTGCAGCCGATATCGCATTCGGCGCAATACGTACAAGATGTTTGCACGGCCCCGTACTTATTTTTTTCCTGAAGCCCGATTTCTAAAGGTCTCTTAAAATCGTTTCCAAAAAAGACGTTAATATTTGCCAGTTTAGATTCATTGCCGCTTGCTTTCGCAAATTTTTGATATAGCTCCGTCCGAACAATCTTACGCCTCGGGTTACCATCTTGTGGAATCGGCCTAGACCCTAGTACTTCCTTGACAACCTTATAGTAAGGGACCAAATCCTTCTTTTTACTTCCGGTCGGCCAGCGTTCATCAAAAATATGATCCGGAGGTTCTAGAAATACGTTCGCGTAAATTAAAGATCCACCGCCCAATCCGGCCGAAAGTACGACATCCATATTCGGATAATTGCGGATATCAAAAAGCCCTGTTTCCCTTAGATTACGAAACCGCTTCGCCCGGAAAGGATTCGGGTCCTCGGGCACATTCCAAAAATTTTTCGACATCGCATTTGGAGACCGTGGGAACGATCCCTTTGGATACCTTTTTCCCCTTTCTAGTATTAAAACTTTCTTGCCCCATTTTTTTGAAAGCCTACATCCTGTAATGGCTCCTCCGAATCCTGAACCGATAATTACCGCTTCGTACAATTTGGCTCAACCTCCGTTCTATGAAAAGTTTACTTATTTGCATTATTTGTCCCACAAAAGCAATAATTAATTGATTTAATTACAATATTTTGAATAAACTTTTCCCGGAAAAGTATGAGTCGAATTCGTTATATAGTAGTTTCTGATGTTCATTTTGGCGCTTACAATAGCCTACTCACGTATATCGAGGAAATAAAAGGAGCTCCCGCGGATAAGCGGTTCCCTGTTGACGCCTTGAAAACTTCCCCAGCTCTCAAAGACCTGATGGAATGTTTAAAAACGATCGTCACTTCAGTTAATAAAGGAGGCAAACTCCCTCAGTTTATCCTATTAGGGGACATTCTGGAATTAGCGTTAGGTGGGATGAACGACGCTGCTATGACCTTCGAACGGTTTTTAGAATGTGCTTACTCGACTAAGAAACCGATTTTTTCCGACCAAATATTATATATACCCGGTAATCACGACCACCATCTCTGGGAAACTGCGAGAGAAAAACAATACGTGGATTACATCGGGTCGTTGAAACCCCGCGACCATATAGCGGATTCATGGCATACCACTAAGATGGTCGACCCGGATTTCATTCTTTCCGATCTACTTACCGGGATACTGCGAAGGAACCCTCGCTTGAGGGAGGCGAAGGCGTTGATTGCTTATCCGAATTACGAAATCCAATCTAAGAGCAAAAATAAATCGATTATACTGAGTCACGGAAATTTCTTAGAAAACATTTATTCATTGATGAGTTCCATCCAAAGAGTTCTTCTCCCCGAGATGGATACCGGTAAAGAGCTACGAGCGCCGACATCCTTTTGGGGAAAGCTTAAAAGGAGCTTACCGTTCCAAAGTAAACCCGAGCCAAATAAACCGGAATCCATCTATGATTTAGAACGCGAAAACTTTGCTTGGATCGATTTCTTTTGGTCCACATTGGGTAGGTCGGGTAAAGTTGGCAAAGGTATCGGATTAGTTTACGATATGCTACAAGATTCGAAAGCGATAGGTCGGCTATCCGCCAATGTATCCGAATATCTACTTCGAAATTTGAGCATTCTTCCGCTGATTAAATCGATCATTCAGCACGCGTTATCTTTCTTTCTTCAAAAGATCATTCTTAAAGTCGGGCAAAGCGAACGCGGAATGTCGGATTCCGTGCTTAGCGACGAAGTCATACAGAATTTGGACGTCTATTTCAATACGGTTCTTCCGAACCAATGGAAGGTGGAGACGAAGCGGGAATTCCCGCAGAAGTATTCTTTTATTTTCGGCCACACTCATAAACCCTTCGAATCCCATTCTCAAGAACTCGGTTTGGATTCTCCCCATATTCCGATTTATAATACCGGGGGCTGGGTAGTCGATACGATTAAAGAAATGCGTTCACATGGTGGAGCAATTCTCTTAATCGACGACGAAGCCAATATCGTTTCGTTTCACGCGTATAAAGAAAGCAATTTGAAACCTTCTTTTCATCGATTGAAGGACGAAACAAATCCTTTATACGATGTGCTTATTCAAAAGGTCGATCTTTCTTCCGGTAATTTTAAAAAACTTTCATCGTCCTTTCATAAGGAAATCGAACTACGTAGAAAGATGTTAAGGACCCGAGTGGAAGAATAAAGTCTCCGTCAGGTAATTCCTCTTACCGTCGAAATTTTCAGAGGCGCTTCCGATTCGTCGGCATCGTTCCTTTTTCGAATCACCGAATCGTAATAGGATTCGTAGTCGGGAAAATTCGTTCCCATGATCCTATCCCAAAAATTAAAATACAAGCTATAGTTGCCGTGAAATTTTTGGTGATGCATGTTATGATGCGAGGATGTATTGATCCATTTTAGAATCGGATGACCTGCCCAGCCGTTCGGAAAAAGTTCGTATCCCAGATGCCACCAAATGTTCATGATCATTGCATAAAATGTATGAAATAAAACCACGTAAAAGTACACGGGCAAAAAGCATATGATCGGAACGATATAAACTCCTTCTAAGAATGCCTCCGCCCAATGAAAATTATAAGCGGCCAAAGGGGAAGGATTTACGGATTTATGATGAACCGAGTGGACATAAGGATAAATCGATCTCAAATGAACCAATCGATGCATCCAATAAAACCAAGTCTCGTGCCAAATCGTAATAACTACGTACGTGAAAATCGCGTAAAGCCATCCTCCATACAACGAAAAATCATAATATACTTTTCTCTGAAGGTAACCAAGTCGAGAAAGAGTAAAAACCGTCACGGAGATCGCACAAAACATGAAAAGAGTCACCGCCGATTGCTTTATCTCGAAGATAAGGCGTTCTTTTTTAGGGAAAGCGGATTGAATACGAAAACGTTGAAAATAACCTTTCTTCCAAACCCAGAATACTAAGAAAGCTAGGCCTGCAATCGGATAATAGCGAACAAAATTCATCATCAGCTGATAAAGCGCAAATCCCCCTACGCAATCCCAGCTCAACTCACAAGTAAACCTCATAGTCCCCTACACTTTTACTTGTTTATCTTAGGATAAAATTGCCGTTTCGTCGTCCGAAAATCTTTCCATAAATGAAGAAAGAAGACCTGATCATTTGGCACTCAAACGAATCCTGAGACTTTCTTCGATATTCTTGTTCGGACCGAACTTCTCAATCAGGGCATTAAAATTTCGAATATTTTTGAAATTTCGGCTGTAATAAGGATTTTTAATCTGAAAATAAAAAAAGGAGGCTTTTGCCTCCTTTCATTGATTGGGATTTCTCGAACAAGTCGAGAGCCGTGCGCTTTACACCCGGGAAAAAATGCGGGTCGTCAGTACTAAGATATTTCTTACCAGCGATAGTGGCTGAACGCTTTGTTTGCGTCTGCCATTTTGCGAATATCTTCCTTCTTCTTGATAGCCGAGCCGGTGCCTTTTTGAGCCTCGATGAATTCTGCGGCTAGCTTATTCGCCATTCCTTTCTCATTCCGGTCTCTGGAATAACGAATTAGCCAGCGAATTCCGAGGGCCAAACGACGCTCAGGACGAACTTCGATAGGAACTTGATACGTAACACCACCTACGCGGCGTGATTTTACTTCCACTTGCGGTTTTACGTTTTCGAGAGCTTCTTTGAAGGTTACATACGGATCATTTCCGGTCTTCTTCTGAATCAACTCGAGTGCATCGTAAA is part of the Leptospira broomii serovar Hurstbridge str. 5399 genome and harbors:
- a CDS encoding metallophosphoesterase, translating into MSRIRYIVVSDVHFGAYNSLLTYIEEIKGAPADKRFPVDALKTSPALKDLMECLKTIVTSVNKGGKLPQFILLGDILELALGGMNDAAMTFERFLECAYSTKKPIFSDQILYIPGNHDHHLWETAREKQYVDYIGSLKPRDHIADSWHTTKMVDPDFILSDLLTGILRRNPRLREAKALIAYPNYEIQSKSKNKSIILSHGNFLENIYSLMSSIQRVLLPEMDTGKELRAPTSFWGKLKRSLPFQSKPEPNKPESIYDLERENFAWIDFFWSTLGRSGKVGKGIGLVYDMLQDSKAIGRLSANVSEYLLRNLSILPLIKSIIQHALSFFLQKIILKVGQSERGMSDSVLSDEVIQNLDVYFNTVLPNQWKVETKREFPQKYSFIFGHTHKPFESHSQELGLDSPHIPIYNTGGWVVDTIKEMRSHGGAILLIDDEANIVSFHAYKESNLKPSFHRLKDETNPLYDVLIQKVDLSSGNFKKLSSSFHKEIELRRKMLRTRVEE
- a CDS encoding SDR family NAD(P)-dependent oxidoreductase; amino-acid sequence: MEYILVTGVNSGVGLALTETLINKGFFVFGSIRSKQQGTALRDRLGDRFHPIYFDVTDEIAVSAAAHEVGKILGSNGLRAIVNNAGVVIPGPLVELPVDSFRMQIEINLIGPFLVVQKFIAFLGGKKNSTIPPGRIINISSMSGIRTFPFLAAYSVSKYGLEALTDGLRRELSLYGIDVISILPGAILTPLTDKINEGILKISEDSEYKNSLLKFVQINEKKAKAGVPMEKVIAAIIDAIQSPNPRVRYFLKSSFFTDTILPKYLPTRIFDKLISKTLGIHK
- the rpsG gene encoding 30S ribosomal protein S7, which gives rise to MSRRRGKVEPRKIQPDSVYSDAHIAKFINCLMVDGKKSVAERLFYDALELIQKKTGNDPYVTFKEALENVKPQVEVKSRRVGGVTYQVPIEVRPERRLALGIRWLIRYSRDRNEKGMANKLAAEFIEAQKGTGSAIKKKEDIRKMADANKAFSHYRW
- a CDS encoding alpha/beta hydrolase, translating into MLNKKKKKSPAYASNTPVSLEFTEEMKGYITLSPKSSYQDSYSAGKKEKNYIMFHLTIRITDVAFFVYDPAEKGIAIGWVDCASLGGRLEVVRGDFNCFVDKGTPSQNVKNMQYRLFLKNHQGGEFTLSGHKVVKDDGILNIWNDTSTLYTRIFLGFIDEKSELKAKKIAEGILHIQELDFIKQMTTFRSNGKTFDERKNALIQFGELFAGNLWDVYASHWGKAEPELWREREIPLFTLSGVKHADITTHYVSTEDKLSLSLLRFKKKESKDVVVLMHGLTTSTDMFIMPEHKNLVTYLHEHGFNDVWSFDWRGSLRSNYNLTPHRYNLDDIALYDVPAALRTVRENVGKDKRIHFIVHCVGSISFFMSLFAKKIDGITSVISNSVSITPNVALWSKIKLILAPFFIENVFRFPNVNPRWSYLPGPARGKLFSKFISLFHTECDNSACHMLSLMWGTGWPACYEHANLPSVTHRRVGDLFGATSMNYHRHIRKSIFRKVVVKYKVLDTRYDSLPNNYLEYASEIKTPILFITGDKNKVFKNSNIIAYETLKRLKHDNKNELFIAKGYGHQDTLMGINSDKDIFPKIVGFLKKHSEK
- a CDS encoding sterol desaturase family protein produces the protein MRFTCELSWDCVGGFALYQLMMNFVRYYPIAGLAFLVFWVWKKGYFQRFRIQSAFPKKERLIFEIKQSAVTLFMFCAISVTVFTLSRLGYLQRKVYYDFSLYGGWLYAIFTYVVITIWHETWFYWMHRLVHLRSIYPYVHSVHHKSVNPSPLAAYNFHWAEAFLEGVYIVPIICFLPVYFYVVLFHTFYAMIMNIWWHLGYELFPNGWAGHPILKWINTSSHHNMHHQKFHGNYSLYFNFWDRIMGTNFPDYESYYDSVIRKRNDADESEAPLKISTVRGIT
- a CDS encoding GMC oxidoreductase, whose protein sequence is MYEAVIIGSGFGGAITGCRLSKKWGKKVLILERGKRYPKGSFPRSPNAMSKNFWNVPEDPNPFRAKRFRNLRETGLFDIRNYPNMDVVLSAGLGGGSLIYANVFLEPPDHIFDERWPTGSKKKDLVPYYKVVKEVLGSRPIPQDGNPRRKIVRTELYQKFAKASGNESKLANINVFFGNDFKRPLEIGLQEKNKYGAVQTSCTYCAECDIGCNTHSKNTLDLNYLFVAENKYKAEIRTEHLVVKIVPLGNDKTEDPKSTGQYGYRVHYIDLNNSKAHYVDTNRVILSAGTLGTTELLLKCKEEFKTLPAISDRLGKRFSGNGDFLSFVVRGKEPADPNYGPVITQYIDYNLFKNYDSKHAFVLEDASYPVFASYFVEGAIPWFLRIGFFLKMLGEVFKRFLNGKIYGRIGYLLQEMLNGDLSYSSAVLLCMGIDRADGEMYLNKKRKTIQVIWPQKTSMSLYESILNVTKRFAEFTKAESHFPLPTWSWPIRNNVTVHPLGGCVIAATESEGVCSSNLKNFGQVFRYQGLYVADGSLIPTAVGANPSMTISALSERVAEAITGSKSTSKL